In the Glycine max cultivar Williams 82 chromosome 19, Glycine_max_v4.0, whole genome shotgun sequence genome, gggAGTTGTATTAGCATTTGAAAAATTCGTGTCAATGCGAACTTTACCTTGTAGGTTGGGTggtaataactaataaaaaaataagagtgaTTTCTAACGaattaataatatgttatttatatgaATGCAATACGTAAAAagcaaaattattaaattttaattaatatttatcaagcatttttttatcagctaaaataatttaagtgcTCATATCATTAACTGGAACGGTTTTATTTAAACGCTTGACCATATCATGAGATTAATCACCAAGAGGGagagttttatttaattttttttacagaagagACTAGAGAGAGAATATTATAGACAATGGAAAACAGGTAACAATAAAGCGATCTATAGTTAAACGCAAACATTCATTTTGCTTCATGTAAATGGCCCTATAGGACctgtttaaaaaatacttatgtaAGAATCTCATTTAAAGCGGAGATCCCAAACTGAAGATAACCTTAATTTAAGAAATGAACAACTAAGGGGGGGTTGTTGAGGCTTCACTTGAGCTGTTAATTCTTTTTCAAATTACAGAGATGCGAGATTGTTCATCTTATTTTAAAGCTATAGTAGTTCACAAGCCCGTAAGACTTAAAGTTGCTAACAGAAGCCTACTTACAATAAGGAAACCACTTAGGGTTTGTTTTgggacaaaattaaattatttcaacaatttattattattataatcgtTATAATTAGAATCTCAGTTATTATGGGATCTTACCAGCTGAGTTAAGCCTCAACCTTTTGCGGTCATTTTACTATCTCATAGTCACATATAACGTCTGCATTGCTATTTTTGATGCATGCAATCGTAGGTAACCCCCTTCGCCACATGGAttatatttaaacaaataaacaacAGAGGAGTATGATTAACTTATATGGACCCTTATCTATCTCTGTTTCTTCATTGATCATATCTTTCATTTGTTGCtaatatcaatatcaattaaACGTTATACGATCGATTCTCCATATTAGATAGCAACTATGctagactattttttttctctgtctctctctcacATTTTTAATGTTCTGGATTACTTGGTGACTTTTTTTTGGTTAGATGTAACGAGAATACAAAGTTAGCCTCGAGCAAAAGATGCCAAAAGTGAAGtcttaaattttgtttgtttgtttttttttttctctttctctaatATATATCTCTTGTTACACTGTATAAAGCAAGCTAGAAAAAGGGAAAATTATAAGCAGGGACAGAGAAAGTGTATtgaaacttaaaatttattgcTACTTTACTTCAGGTATGCTTTCCAACGCTGGTTTCCACCCTTGAGAAACATCCTCACTCTTTTGAGACAAATCTTCAGTACCCTTCTCCTCATGAACTAGAGACAACATCTTACTAACCGAAAACCCTCCATTCTGCAGCATGTTCTGCAGCTGTTGCTTACTAATAACCACCTTAATCCTAACCACGTTACTTTTATGTACATCTTGGACTTCTGGTTCCGCAAACCTCACCTTCTTGTTGGTTTTTGGTGATGGTGGCAGAGGCACTAGGTAATATAACTGCCCTCTAAGCAACTTTGTGTGTGGCTCAAGATGCCGCAGCACTGTGAGTGATTCAGACACTGCATGGCCAGAAAATTGTATCAGAACCTCTTCCACTTTGATGGGTGTTTTGTATTCAAGAACTTTCCCATCGGTTTTCACGATCTTCACAACGTTCTCTTGCAGCACCAAGCAGTTTCCCATGGCTGGCTTTTACTTTAGTGATTGCTTGGAAAGCAAGATGGTAGTTTAGTAGTAGTGCAAAGCAATTTGGTTTTGTGAATGCAAGAAAACGAGCTATGAACCGTGCAATATTTAAACCAAGTGGGTTGTTGGAAATGCCCTCAAGTTGTTTCATATATTACGAAAATACCTTTAGCTTTTTTGTCTTTGTGATCGGATTATATATGTAGCCGGTTAGTATAAGAttacttttgtttaattaataattttaaattttattaaatattaaaaataagttttaataattataataatattatcttattcaaataaaattatctctcGTAAAAAAAATTCGTAGtttgtaaaaaagaaagaataaagaaCAAGTGGGTTGTGACCGACTTTGCTGCACTTGAGCATGTTGTGGATGCGGTGGGACCCTCAAAAGCTCAAGTGGTTGACCACCTGTGCACTATGGATTTTGTTATGTTGACTAAATCCTGTGCCACACAGACTATTTGTTCCTCTGTCATCATACCGTTACATCAAATCAAAACATGCTCATTAAAGTCGGCAACAGTGTTGAAACTTTGAAGCATGCTGCAAAGTTTTCTCCTCTGTTTTGTACCACAGGAATAATGAGCatgtttattttgctaaaagagaTGTAGATGCTTATGTCACAACCAGCAAACATGTAGTTACGTAGAAGGGATAATTATCATCGAATGTATACAGCATGTATGGAGCTAACTTTCTCATGTTGCAGTTCTTAAAGCTAGGAGCATTTCGAAAATGCAGGATTAATACAGTTTCTCTAAACAGATGAGTGTTTAGAAGTGACATTTGAGcttcaattaattaagttaGGTGAActcatttaaagaaataaaactcTATCCGTATTTGTTTTTATCAATTCACAAAACTTGAATTCTAAGCTTAAGAAACTTCAGGTTGCTTACAACTTAGTCTTGAAACACCAAGCATTGATAAAGTAAAACATTATTATGATATGAATAGTTCTGCATTTTCcaataaatttgattaattttattttaatctaatcaTGAGTCATCCTAGTATAGAGGAAATTAAAGTTAACAACCGGTAACGATTAGTTAATTACATCAAATGGTCCATACGCAATTAATTCATAgctttaaatattcaaatgcaAAAGCTAATGAATGTTATGATTGATCTGTCTTAACATAAAATCGATCCTCATTTCAGAAATGATATTCAAAAAAAGACTATAACCTCTTGTGATAACAGCTCCTCTTGCGTGTGGTGTATAATGCTTAATGCACGTTCAAAAATAGCAACCAGTTCCTATAGAaatgttgttttttagtttttatttgctTTGTTTGGAAACATTGGTATAGGAATCTAAGACAACTTGGGATATATACATTATATTAGCGTCGTTATCTCGACCCATCGCATCATATAACATAGTTTGGTCTTGTGTCATTTTAGGGTAGTGGTGGTCCagttaagaaaaaatagaacGAAATTAGTCATTGCCAAGCTTTAACACGGTGTAGTTAGCTAGGCTGCAAATGTGACTCCAAGGTTGAGATTTGATTTCTTCTATGTTTGAGAATTGAGAGCAAAGCAGCAATACCGGCGCAGACCAGACATGATCAGTTCAAAGAACCTGATTTGAAGCTTCGGTGTTGGGTGGGAgctctaaaattataattttgaaagtaCACTAAGGCCTTTGTttacaataacaaaaattatatatatatatatatatatatatatatatatatatatatatatatatatatattatttttaaggtactggtatatattattagtaaaagCTACTGGTATTTTAACCCatgcattaagaaaaaaatatatttttgttttatataactaaaatttatataaataaatattttaaatatataatttatattataattaaaaattgtattaaataaatatttttaagcatataaatcatatcatagatttacaataaataatatatattatgatacaatgttatttttaattattgatattatttgaaaatattaaaattaagttaaaactaaagatattaaaaaagataggttgaaagagatgaagaaaacaataagaaaaatctttgaaaaacactttcatCAAATAAACGTAGCTAAAAACACTATCGTTGATAAATGACaactaaaaatgattttgttaaagataattattttaatttatatagagagaAGGTTTATTATATACATGTAAGGAGAATATGACCGTATTAGAATTTTGACAACCGCTTTAGCTTATTAAGTCATTCACTTGATgtcaaaaatataaaagcatATATGATATGCATATTAGAAACgtattaaaatttggaagataaaatacatatatttgaaGTTGATTTCTGATATTTAGTTACAATTTGTTAAATTGTTGATttgacattaaaaatataaaaatatatactagaTATATGATGCCCTTAGCATTTCATGAGATAAGAGCATtcaaataaaaaggaaagaaaatctaAGATGGAGAGAAAATGTAAAAGTCTGAGAAAGTATATACTGCTTATATagtttatatagagagagagagagagattttttaagatatttttaattaaaaataggtataaaaaaaaacataatcaaaggCCTTAAATTAAAATACGAAGCAAACCTATTAGTGGAGATTGGGCAATTACATACTTACACGATCGAAGGTACTTAGTGCAATCTGATGCTGTCAACACGCATGCTTTGGAAATATGAAACTTCTGGGGGGCTGTTGTGTGTTAGTGGAGGTAGGAAATAGGACTATTCAATTGAAAAATCAATGGAATAAACATTACAGAAGCGGAGAAAAGGCAATGGCTTTCTTACAAGTTACTTTAACATCATTAGCAGGAAACTTATCTTCCATTAACTCATCTGTTGCCGATGATCATAGACAAGATCCTCTTAGAGGAGAAATTATTAATGTGACATtgaagtattattatttttttatagaaaatttcaaattttaaatatgtacaTGTTATATAAAGATTAGTCGAGAGCatgaataattataattcaaggtaaCCTAATAATTTATCTTAGTTAGAGATAGATTTAAAGATAGAGAAATACTAATTgtataatttgaatattattttatataattggaGAAAGAGAATGGTTCTTctcaataaaaagaagaaacagaattgtgtaataagataaataatttaatgaataaattaaaaataataatattgtgagacaaaattgaataaaaaatattatataaatagtaTTACTCTTAAGAatctaaaatgaataataatttttccgtaataaaattttaataatcgtgataaaagagagagagagagagagagatcatTCCCCCTCTTTTCATTTCATGCTAAtttgggataattttttttttttttgtgaatctcataaataaattatctcttttctatttttccatTCAAACAAATGGttacaatttaatatttatatcccttctctcatttattttctattttttcctttcactCTACTTTTACCTAACCAAGCAAAGGACAAgtgttaatttttgtaaaaacaaaatgTTTCAGTCTATATGTTATTTTAAGAGTTTATGGGTatagtaattattaatttatcaattatatgcttatgtttatctaatttttaattatttaatatatttatcatgaaattaaataaagagaaaaatacttaataataaatgtcagagaaattaattaattaattggataAATAAAGGATATAATAGAAATCAgataacatgttttaaaaaattaattatatttataattctcGTCTTACAATCTTAAAcattacttgaaaaaaaaaaagcttcataaagttaaaatttaaggtaaaattttgaattttgttatttactGAATTCTACTAAAAATTTActatttaaaatacttaaaatcaaaattaaagacttatattaacatttttgtttgggGCTGAAACAAAAAGTTTTATGCAGCAAATGAAAAGCTATATGAGTGTGACTAGAGACAGTTGTGAAAAGAATCTAGCTAGCTACACATTTGGCGTATGACTCGACACTTCATGTGAA is a window encoding:
- the LOC100500042 gene encoding uncharacterized protein LOC100500042; protein product: MGNCLVLQENVVKIVKTDGKVLEYKTPIKVEEVLIQFSGHAVSESLTVLRHLEPHTKLLRGQLYYLVPLPPSPKTNKKVRFAEPEVQDVHKSNVVRIKVVISKQQLQNMLQNGGFSVSKMLSLVHEEKGTEDLSQKSEDVSQGWKPALESIPEVK